A DNA window from Castanea sativa cultivar Marrone di Chiusa Pesio chromosome 7, ASM4071231v1 contains the following coding sequences:
- the LOC142642582 gene encoding pentatricopeptide repeat-containing protein At5g39710 isoform X1 produces the protein MPFLNPPIHRSLSSLCSYSDTLLADKAILYLRRHPHHDLQNLSSNFTPEAASYLLLKSQFDQTLTLKFLSWAKPHKFFTFQCKCLTLHILTRFKLYKSAQSLAEDVALSTSHDDHKGSLVFQCLKDSYHSCNSSSAVFDLVVKSYSHLNFIDKALNIVNLAKSQGFMPGVLSYNAILDAVIRSKGSVKFAQQVFDEMTESGVSPNVYTFNILIRGFCVAGNLEMGLRFFGEMEKRGCLPNVVTHNTLIDAYCKLGRVDEAFGLLRSMALKGLEPNLISYNVVINGLCREGRMKETSQVLEEMSKKGYVPDEVTYNTLVNGYCKEGNFHQALVLHSEMVSNGLSPNVVTYTALINSMCKAKNLNRAMEFFDQMRVRGLVPNGRTYTTLIDGFCQEGILNEAYRLLNEMAQRGFSPSIVTYNALINGHCILGSVEEAIGVIRDMMEKGLAPDVVSYSTIISGFCRNGEVEKAFQMKLAMVEKGVLPDAVTFSTLIHGLCLQRRLIEACDLYQEMLNVGLRPDEFTYTTLINAYCVEGDLNKALQLHDEMVQKGFLPDAVTYSVLINGLNKQARTREAKRLLLKLFYEESVPNDVTYNTLIDNCSDNEFKSVVALVKGFCMKGLMDEADQVFQSMLQRKHRPDEAVYNVIIHGHCRGGNVQRAYNLYKEMLNSGFVPHTVTVIALFKALFKEGMNEELSQVIRNILKSCRLTDAELAKVLVEINHKEGNMDAVFNVLTEMAKDGLLPNSGRTAYAGG, from the coding sequence ATGCCCTTCCTAAACCCTCCAATTCACCGTTCCCTCTCTTCCCTCTGCTCCTACTCCGACACACTCCTCGCCGACAAAGCAATCCTGTACCTCAGACGCCACCCTCACCACGACCTCCAAAATCTCTCTTCCAATTTTACCCCTGAAGCTGCTTCCTATTTACTCCTCAAGTCCCAGTTCGatcaaaccctaaccctaaaatTCCTGAGCTGGGCCAAACCCCACAAATTCTTCACCTTTCAATGCAAGTGCCTCACTCTTCACATTCTCACTCGCTTCAAGCTCTACAAGTCCGCCCAGTCTCTTGCCGAGGACGTGGCACTCAGTACCTCACACGATGACCACAAGGGCAGTTTGGTCTTTCAATGCCTCAAGGACTCGTACCATTCTTGCAATTCAAGCTCTGCGGTTTTTGACTTGGTGGTAAAGTCTTATTCCCACTTGAATTTCATTGATAAGGCTTTGAACATTGTTAATTTAGCGAAATCTCAGGGTTTTATGCCTGGTGTGTTGTCCTATAATGCGATTCTTGATGCGGTTATAAGGTCGAAAGGGTCGGTTAAGTTTGCACAGCaggtgtttgatgaaatgaCTGAGAGTGGGGTTTCGCCCAATGTGtatacttttaatattttgattcGGGGTTTTTGTGTGGCGGGGAATTTGGAAATGGGTTTGAGGTTTTTCGGTGAAATGGAGAAGAGAGGGTGTTTGCCGAATGTGGTTACCCATAATACGTTGATTGATGCGTATTGTAAGTTGGGAAGGGTTGATGAGGCGTTTGGGTTGTTGAGGTCGATGGCATTGAAGGGTTTGGAGCCGAATTTGATTTCGTATAATGTGGTGATCAATGGGTTGTGTCGCGAGGGGAGGATGAAGGAGACGAGTCAGGTCCTTGAGGAGATGAGTAAAAAGGGTTATGTTCCTGATGAGGTGACCTACAATACACTTGTCAATGGATATTGTAAGGAAGGAAATTTTCACCAAGCACTTGTTTTACATTCGGAAATGGTGAGTAATGGATTGTCACCAAATGTTGTTACATATACTGCGTTGATTAATAGTATGTGCAAGGCTAAGAATTTAAACCGTGCAATGGAGTTTTTTGATCAGATGCGTGTTAGAGGACTTGTACCAAATGGGAGGACTTATACAACGTTGATTGATGGGTTCTGTCAAGAGGGAATCTTGAATGAAGCCTACCGGCTTCTAAATGAAATGGCTCAGAGAGGATTCTCACCTTCTATTGTGACTTACAATGCTCTTATTAATGGACACTGCATTTTGGGGAGTGTAGAAGAGGCCATAGGAGTTATACGAGATATGATGGAGAAAGGTTTGGCTCCAGATGTGGTGAGTTATAGTACTATTATTTCTGGGTTTTGTCGAAATGGGGAAGTAGAGAAGGCATTTCAAATGAAGCTGGCGATGGTTGAGAAGGGTGTTTTGCCTGATGCTGTTACCTTCTCAACACTTATTCATGGTCTCTGCCTGCAAAGAAGACTAATTGAAGCTTGTGATCTCTACCAAGAGATGCTGAATGTGGGTCTGCGCCCTGATGAATTTACTTACACAACTTTGATAAATGCCTATTGTGTAGAAGGGGACTTAAATAAGGCTCTTCAGTTGCATGATGAGATGGTACAAAAGGGCTTTCTACCTGATGCTGTTACCTACAGTGTGCTTATTAACGGACTTAACAAACAGGCTCGGACAAGGGAAGCAAAAAGGCTTCTTCTCAAGTTGTTCTATGAGGAGTCTGTCCCAAATGATGTCACATACAATACTCTAATAGACAACTGTAGTGATAATGAATTTAAGAGCGTGGTAGCTCTTGTTAAAGGATTTTGTATGAAGGGTTTGATGGATGAAGCAGATCAAGTTTTTCAGTCAATGCTTCAGAGGAAACACAGGCCTGATGAAGCAGTTTATAATGTTATTATACATGGGCATTGTAGAGGTGGAAATGTTCAGAGGGCGTATAATCTGTACAAGGAAATGTTGAATTCTGGTTTTGTTCCTCATACTGTGACTGTTATTGCTCTGTTTAAAGCACTTTTTAAGGAAGGTATGAATGAGGAGTTGAGTCAGGTCATAAGGAACATATTGAAAAGTTGTAGGCTCACTGATGCTGAACTTGCAAAAGTACTTGTTGAAATTAACCATAAAGAAGGGAACATGGATGCAGTATTTAATGTACTTACTGAGATGGCTAAGGATGGCCTCCTACCAAATAGTGGGAGAACTGCTTATGCTGGGGGATAA
- the LOC142642582 gene encoding pentatricopeptide repeat-containing protein At5g39710 isoform X2 — translation MPFLNPPIHRSLSSLCSYSDTLLADKAILYLRRHPHHDLQNLSSNFTPEAASYLLLKSQFDQTLTLKFLSWAKPHKFFTFQCKCLTLHILTRFKLYKSAQSLAEDVALSTSHDDHKGSLVFQCLKDSYHSCNSSSAVFDLVGFMPGVLSYNAILDAVIRSKGSVKFAQQVFDEMTESGVSPNVYTFNILIRGFCVAGNLEMGLRFFGEMEKRGCLPNVVTHNTLIDAYCKLGRVDEAFGLLRSMALKGLEPNLISYNVVINGLCREGRMKETSQVLEEMSKKGYVPDEVTYNTLVNGYCKEGNFHQALVLHSEMVSNGLSPNVVTYTALINSMCKAKNLNRAMEFFDQMRVRGLVPNGRTYTTLIDGFCQEGILNEAYRLLNEMAQRGFSPSIVTYNALINGHCILGSVEEAIGVIRDMMEKGLAPDVVSYSTIISGFCRNGEVEKAFQMKLAMVEKGVLPDAVTFSTLIHGLCLQRRLIEACDLYQEMLNVGLRPDEFTYTTLINAYCVEGDLNKALQLHDEMVQKGFLPDAVTYSVLINGLNKQARTREAKRLLLKLFYEESVPNDVTYNTLIDNCSDNEFKSVVALVKGFCMKGLMDEADQVFQSMLQRKHRPDEAVYNVIIHGHCRGGNVQRAYNLYKEMLNSGFVPHTVTVIALFKALFKEGMNEELSQVIRNILKSCRLTDAELAKVLVEINHKEGNMDAVFNVLTEMAKDGLLPNSGRTAYAGG, via the exons ATGCCCTTCCTAAACCCTCCAATTCACCGTTCCCTCTCTTCCCTCTGCTCCTACTCCGACACACTCCTCGCCGACAAAGCAATCCTGTACCTCAGACGCCACCCTCACCACGACCTCCAAAATCTCTCTTCCAATTTTACCCCTGAAGCTGCTTCCTATTTACTCCTCAAGTCCCAGTTCGatcaaaccctaaccctaaaatTCCTGAGCTGGGCCAAACCCCACAAATTCTTCACCTTTCAATGCAAGTGCCTCACTCTTCACATTCTCACTCGCTTCAAGCTCTACAAGTCCGCCCAGTCTCTTGCCGAGGACGTGGCACTCAGTACCTCACACGATGACCACAAGGGCAGTTTGGTCTTTCAATGCCTCAAGGACTCGTACCATTCTTGCAATTCAAGCTCTGCGGTTTTTGACTTGGTG GGTTTTATGCCTGGTGTGTTGTCCTATAATGCGATTCTTGATGCGGTTATAAGGTCGAAAGGGTCGGTTAAGTTTGCACAGCaggtgtttgatgaaatgaCTGAGAGTGGGGTTTCGCCCAATGTGtatacttttaatattttgattcGGGGTTTTTGTGTGGCGGGGAATTTGGAAATGGGTTTGAGGTTTTTCGGTGAAATGGAGAAGAGAGGGTGTTTGCCGAATGTGGTTACCCATAATACGTTGATTGATGCGTATTGTAAGTTGGGAAGGGTTGATGAGGCGTTTGGGTTGTTGAGGTCGATGGCATTGAAGGGTTTGGAGCCGAATTTGATTTCGTATAATGTGGTGATCAATGGGTTGTGTCGCGAGGGGAGGATGAAGGAGACGAGTCAGGTCCTTGAGGAGATGAGTAAAAAGGGTTATGTTCCTGATGAGGTGACCTACAATACACTTGTCAATGGATATTGTAAGGAAGGAAATTTTCACCAAGCACTTGTTTTACATTCGGAAATGGTGAGTAATGGATTGTCACCAAATGTTGTTACATATACTGCGTTGATTAATAGTATGTGCAAGGCTAAGAATTTAAACCGTGCAATGGAGTTTTTTGATCAGATGCGTGTTAGAGGACTTGTACCAAATGGGAGGACTTATACAACGTTGATTGATGGGTTCTGTCAAGAGGGAATCTTGAATGAAGCCTACCGGCTTCTAAATGAAATGGCTCAGAGAGGATTCTCACCTTCTATTGTGACTTACAATGCTCTTATTAATGGACACTGCATTTTGGGGAGTGTAGAAGAGGCCATAGGAGTTATACGAGATATGATGGAGAAAGGTTTGGCTCCAGATGTGGTGAGTTATAGTACTATTATTTCTGGGTTTTGTCGAAATGGGGAAGTAGAGAAGGCATTTCAAATGAAGCTGGCGATGGTTGAGAAGGGTGTTTTGCCTGATGCTGTTACCTTCTCAACACTTATTCATGGTCTCTGCCTGCAAAGAAGACTAATTGAAGCTTGTGATCTCTACCAAGAGATGCTGAATGTGGGTCTGCGCCCTGATGAATTTACTTACACAACTTTGATAAATGCCTATTGTGTAGAAGGGGACTTAAATAAGGCTCTTCAGTTGCATGATGAGATGGTACAAAAGGGCTTTCTACCTGATGCTGTTACCTACAGTGTGCTTATTAACGGACTTAACAAACAGGCTCGGACAAGGGAAGCAAAAAGGCTTCTTCTCAAGTTGTTCTATGAGGAGTCTGTCCCAAATGATGTCACATACAATACTCTAATAGACAACTGTAGTGATAATGAATTTAAGAGCGTGGTAGCTCTTGTTAAAGGATTTTGTATGAAGGGTTTGATGGATGAAGCAGATCAAGTTTTTCAGTCAATGCTTCAGAGGAAACACAGGCCTGATGAAGCAGTTTATAATGTTATTATACATGGGCATTGTAGAGGTGGAAATGTTCAGAGGGCGTATAATCTGTACAAGGAAATGTTGAATTCTGGTTTTGTTCCTCATACTGTGACTGTTATTGCTCTGTTTAAAGCACTTTTTAAGGAAGGTATGAATGAGGAGTTGAGTCAGGTCATAAGGAACATATTGAAAAGTTGTAGGCTCACTGATGCTGAACTTGCAAAAGTACTTGTTGAAATTAACCATAAAGAAGGGAACATGGATGCAGTATTTAATGTACTTACTGAGATGGCTAAGGATGGCCTCCTACCAAATAGTGGGAGAACTGCTTATGCTGGGGGATAA